The Roseibium alexandrii DFL-11 genome window below encodes:
- a CDS encoding DUF6088 family protein: MPNPTSDTLNRVHARIAAGAPAGVWSRADFLDIASPNGIEKALQRLAKSGDIRRPCRGLYDKPTTSKLTGKMVFPSIASFVDAIARRDKLRVLVDGMTAANDLGLTTAVPARSTIYADTYPRTIEIVANTGDPNAKEPIVYKLDFKRISAKTAFWAGRPAMRVVQALSWFRDDRTSLDAAVNGIVRRLSSAPERDAIVQDLNQNIQAVSAWMYPVIEKITRTLSTDENSNDASQPSDTTGAHAEGLR; the protein is encoded by the coding sequence ATGCCTAACCCCACGTCCGACACACTTAACCGCGTTCACGCGCGTATCGCAGCGGGTGCCCCCGCTGGGGTGTGGTCGCGAGCAGACTTCCTAGACATTGCAAGTCCGAACGGGATCGAGAAGGCCCTGCAACGGTTGGCCAAAAGTGGAGATATCCGGCGCCCGTGTCGAGGCCTCTATGACAAGCCGACCACAAGCAAACTAACTGGCAAGATGGTGTTCCCTTCGATCGCATCATTTGTCGATGCAATCGCGCGGCGCGACAAGCTGCGGGTCCTCGTCGATGGAATGACGGCGGCCAACGATTTGGGGCTGACGACGGCAGTCCCGGCCCGAAGCACGATTTATGCCGACACCTACCCAAGGACGATCGAAATCGTCGCCAACACTGGAGACCCGAACGCGAAAGAACCTATCGTCTACAAACTCGACTTCAAGCGGATCTCCGCCAAGACAGCTTTCTGGGCCGGACGGCCGGCCATGCGCGTGGTTCAGGCTTTGTCATGGTTTCGCGACGATCGCACGAGCCTGGATGCGGCCGTCAACGGGATTGTCCGACGGCTCTCAAGCGCTCCGGAGCGCGACGCAATTGTTCAAGACCTAAATCAGAATATCCAAGCTGTTTCCGCTTGGATGTACCCGGTAATCGAAAAAATCACGCGAACACTGTCGACCGACGAAAACTCGAACGACGCATCGCAGCCATCTGATACGACGGGGGCACATGCAGAAGGCCTTCGCTGA
- a CDS encoding nucleotidyl transferase AbiEii/AbiGii toxin family protein, giving the protein MQKAFAEILGSSTDERQALFSAVAAKLETRAENVEKDLYVCWVLDFLFNRRKNDPVHLYFKGGTSLSKAYGLIRRFSEDIDIGIFKGDLNVPLETDIAALPSITKQQKALAEEVDEAARKYISGTLRDQMLKEIATVEELSGRTGHFSVEFGFDPYRNKDALDVLVVGYDSAFGSGEGYVQAAVRIEGGARPDPVPVEAREIVPYVADELPNGADLKFGGVTTVKPERTFWEKVLILHALTEMTEKRAADNDPGRPVPDLNRYSRHYYDVHQIWRHSEYGEKTASMRDLAEACRQHKQLMFRAPDHRYERAEPGSYRLMPTEEMRKKLEADYERMSAMIFGTPPKFEEVMVSIEQLENFINDRQGKESH; this is encoded by the coding sequence ATGCAGAAGGCCTTCGCTGAAATCCTCGGCTCGAGTACCGATGAACGCCAAGCCCTCTTTTCGGCGGTCGCAGCCAAACTGGAAACACGCGCCGAAAATGTTGAGAAAGACCTCTATGTTTGCTGGGTTCTCGATTTCCTGTTCAACCGGCGCAAGAACGACCCGGTGCATCTCTATTTCAAGGGCGGCACCAGCCTGAGCAAGGCATATGGGCTTATTAGGCGGTTCTCCGAAGACATCGATATCGGAATATTCAAAGGCGACCTCAATGTCCCGCTCGAGACGGACATCGCCGCACTGCCCTCCATCACCAAACAGCAAAAGGCCCTCGCCGAGGAGGTCGACGAAGCGGCCCGCAAATACATCTCGGGAACGCTCCGCGATCAGATGCTGAAAGAGATAGCAACCGTCGAGGAACTGTCAGGAAGAACTGGTCATTTCTCCGTTGAATTTGGCTTCGATCCTTATCGGAACAAGGATGCACTCGATGTCCTGGTGGTCGGCTATGACAGTGCATTTGGATCCGGAGAGGGCTATGTCCAAGCCGCAGTACGTATAGAGGGCGGCGCCCGACCCGACCCCGTTCCTGTCGAAGCGCGTGAGATAGTCCCTTATGTGGCAGACGAACTCCCAAATGGTGCAGATCTCAAATTTGGTGGCGTGACGACGGTAAAGCCGGAACGCACCTTCTGGGAAAAGGTGCTGATCCTGCACGCCTTGACGGAAATGACGGAAAAACGCGCCGCAGATAATGATCCCGGCCGACCGGTTCCTGATCTCAATCGCTATTCCCGGCACTACTATGACGTCCACCAGATTTGGCGGCATTCGGAATACGGCGAGAAGACAGCCTCAATGCGTGATCTGGCCGAAGCATGCCGTCAGCACAAGCAGCTCATGTTTCGTGCGCCTGATCACCGATACGAACGGGCGGAACCGGGCTCGTACCGCCTGATGCCGACAGAGGAGATGCGTAAGAAACTGGAGGCCGACTATGAACGAATGTCGGCCATGATATTCGGTACACCGCCAAAGTTTGAAGAAGTCATGGTCAGTATTGAACAACTGGAAAACTTCATCAACGATAGGCAAGGCAAAGAAAGTCATTAG